A genome region from Coriobacteriia bacterium includes the following:
- a CDS encoding deoxyguanosinetriphosphate triphosphohydrolase: protein MTIRATWEARERATLSVRAAFSDATRGRERPVGEDTYRTDFQRDRDRIIHCKAFRRLSHKTQVFLAPEGDHYRTRLTHTLEVAQIARSIARALRLNEDLTEAIALGHDLGHTPFGHTGEDALCHALEEIGDVYPCVPHPFKHNLQSLRIVEHLEYEGRGLNLTWEVRNGIRCHTGSERAATLEGQIVAIADRIAYVNHDVDDAIRAGVLTEEELPARPTDVLGHTHAQRITTLVEDLVATSEDSDVITMSDPVMSAMLELRSFLFDNVYLSSAAKAEEPKAYGVVRTLFAHYLANPGDLPVDEQPDDDDGLVQAVTDYVSGMTDRFAIRTFQEIMVPSRWRA, encoded by the coding sequence ATGACCATACGTGCGACATGGGAGGCCCGCGAGCGCGCGACGCTCTCGGTGAGGGCCGCGTTCTCGGACGCCACGCGGGGGCGCGAGCGCCCGGTGGGCGAGGACACCTACCGCACCGACTTCCAGCGCGATCGCGACCGCATCATCCACTGCAAGGCGTTTCGGCGCCTCTCGCACAAGACGCAGGTCTTCCTGGCGCCTGAAGGCGACCACTACCGGACCCGACTCACACACACCCTGGAGGTCGCTCAGATCGCGCGGTCGATCGCCCGTGCATTGCGGCTGAACGAGGACCTCACGGAGGCCATCGCGCTGGGTCACGACCTGGGGCACACCCCCTTCGGTCACACGGGTGAGGACGCGCTGTGCCACGCGCTTGAGGAGATCGGGGACGTCTACCCCTGCGTCCCGCATCCGTTCAAGCACAACCTCCAGAGCCTGCGCATCGTAGAGCACCTCGAGTACGAGGGGCGGGGGCTGAATCTCACGTGGGAGGTCCGAAACGGCATCCGTTGCCACACCGGCTCGGAACGCGCGGCCACTCTTGAGGGCCAGATCGTCGCCATCGCGGACCGCATCGCCTACGTCAATCACGACGTCGACGACGCGATCAGGGCCGGCGTGCTGACCGAAGAAGAACTGCCGGCCCGACCCACGGACGTCTTGGGGCACACTCATGCTCAGCGCATAACGACGCTGGTCGAGGACCTCGTCGCGACGAGCGAGGATTCCGACGTCATCACCATGAGCGACCCCGTGATGTCTGCGATGCTCGAGCTCCGGAGCTTCCTCTTCGACAACGTCTATCTCTCCAGCGCGGCCAAAGCCGAGGAGCCCAAAGCGTATGGCGTCGTGCGGACGCTGTTCGCGCACTACCTCGCGAACCCGGGCGATCTGCCGGTGGACGAACAGCCGGATGACGACGACGGGCTGGTGCAGGCGGTCACTGATTATGTCTCGGGTATGACGGACCGCTTCGCCATCCGAACCTTCCAAGAGATCATGGTGCCCAGCCGCTGGCGGGCGTGA
- a CDS encoding pyruvate, water dikinase regulatory protein, producing the protein MPESISIHVISDSLGETGEMVARAAAAQFAENAFIIERLTKIHTAEQLREEVRSHCGHHCIFFYTLVDASLRAEMEQLCAEGVNGVDLLGPSVVLIERVTGLAPTGEAGGIRRTDADYFDRIEAMEFAVKHDDGRNPEGLAEADIVLIGVSRTSKTPLSMYLAFKGWRVANIPLAPGMAPPPELFEVDPRKVFGLVTSVDVLLDIRQVRMREIGAVVRGYAEREAVEKELEEARALMRCIGCIVVHTDNRAVEEAAQEIVRQVEGGQRVGD; encoded by the coding sequence GTGCCCGAGTCGATCTCGATTCATGTGATTTCGGACTCGCTGGGCGAGACGGGCGAGATGGTCGCGCGCGCAGCCGCTGCTCAGTTTGCCGAGAACGCCTTCATAATCGAACGTTTGACCAAGATCCACACGGCCGAGCAGCTTCGCGAAGAGGTCAGGTCCCACTGCGGACATCACTGCATCTTCTTCTACACGCTGGTGGATGCGTCGCTTCGCGCCGAGATGGAGCAGTTGTGCGCAGAGGGCGTCAACGGAGTGGACCTGCTCGGACCTTCCGTCGTACTCATCGAACGCGTCACGGGTCTGGCCCCTACCGGCGAGGCCGGAGGGATTCGCAGGACCGATGCCGACTACTTCGACCGTATCGAGGCGATGGAGTTCGCTGTCAAGCACGATGACGGCAGAAATCCCGAGGGGCTTGCCGAGGCCGACATCGTGCTCATCGGTGTGTCGCGCACGAGCAAGACTCCCCTGTCGATGTATCTGGCGTTCAAGGGCTGGCGGGTGGCCAACATCCCGCTCGCGCCTGGCATGGCACCTCCGCCCGAGCTCTTCGAGGTCGATCCGAGGAAGGTCTTCGGGCTGGTCACCAGTGTTGACGTCCTGCTCGACATTCGCCAAGTACGCATGCGAGAGATCGGCGCAGTCGTCCGGGGCTACGCTGAGCGCGAGGCGGTGGAGAAGGAGCTCGAGGAGGCGCGTGCGCTGATGAGGTGTATCGGGTGCATCGTCGTCCACACCGACAACCGCGCTGTCGAAGAGGCAGCGCAGGAGATCGTGCGCCAGGTGGAGGGCGGCCAGAGGGTAGGGGACTGA
- the glyS gene encoding glycine--tRNA ligase subunit beta: MSARQLVFEIGTEELPSSAVYAAIEQLQVAIPKALDDARLGYDGIAVLASPRRLAVLVTDLSEQQSDAVTVAKGPSAKAAFGADGAPTPAAIGFARGKGVDVSALEVRSDESGEYVYATVETTGGPTSEVLPGLLSRVAENLEWAKAQRWGHGTARFPRPVRWLLCLYGTDVIEVAFAGLTSGRTTYGHRFLRPEPIELTAAWEYTEKLEAGCVLVDHELRAKVLREGIAAAATEHDARAVVPDKTFAEVVNLVEWPTVAVGTFDEEFLEVPREMLEHAMGSHQRYFPLERADGSLDNRFLVAHNGAPGQTVSIVRGHERVIRARLSDAAFFYREDLAVPLEQWLTRLDTVVFQEKLGTSADKVARVERLTARLAVMVDAPADEAAFAVRAAHLAKADLVTNCVVEFTDLQGTMGRYYALAAGEEAQVAVAIEEHYRPRFAGDAPPTTIAGRLVSIADKADTICGIFAAGMPPKGTSDPFALRRAAIGILQMMISGTPITLQVLITEALEPLSSSVVFDTDAVGSAVREFLVGRFETILRDRGHAYDTVSAVLAVAADDPADALARCEALTSFRASSDAMENLSVAFTRARNLAKPELGVAYEREIMGAEEIALADALDSAGAEADQLVEQRAYSALLDSYAGLRTPIDAFFEAVLVMDEDVQKRENRLRLLNRFVALFETFADFGRLAG, encoded by the coding sequence GTGAGCGCCCGTCAGCTTGTCTTCGAGATCGGCACCGAGGAACTTCCTTCAAGCGCCGTGTACGCGGCCATCGAGCAGCTGCAGGTGGCCATACCCAAGGCGCTTGATGATGCGCGCCTCGGCTACGACGGAATCGCGGTGCTGGCGTCGCCGCGCCGCCTTGCGGTTCTTGTGACCGACCTGTCCGAACAGCAGTCAGACGCAGTGACCGTGGCGAAGGGCCCCTCGGCCAAGGCCGCGTTCGGTGCGGATGGTGCCCCGACACCCGCGGCCATCGGGTTCGCCCGTGGTAAGGGTGTGGATGTCAGTGCGCTTGAGGTTCGCTCAGACGAGAGCGGCGAGTATGTCTACGCCACGGTCGAGACGACCGGCGGACCCACGAGCGAGGTTCTCCCGGGGCTGCTTTCCCGGGTAGCCGAGAACCTCGAGTGGGCGAAAGCGCAGCGGTGGGGACACGGCACCGCGCGTTTCCCGCGGCCGGTGCGTTGGCTGTTGTGCCTGTACGGCACCGACGTGATCGAGGTCGCCTTCGCAGGACTCACCTCAGGACGCACGACGTACGGGCATCGCTTCTTGCGGCCGGAGCCGATCGAGCTCACTGCCGCGTGGGAGTACACCGAGAAGCTCGAGGCGGGATGCGTGCTGGTGGATCACGAGCTCAGGGCGAAGGTTCTACGCGAGGGTATCGCTGCTGCGGCGACAGAGCATGACGCGCGAGCCGTGGTTCCCGACAAGACCTTTGCCGAGGTGGTCAATCTGGTGGAGTGGCCCACGGTGGCCGTCGGCACGTTCGATGAGGAGTTCCTTGAGGTACCGCGCGAGATGCTCGAGCACGCAATGGGCTCGCACCAGCGCTACTTTCCCCTGGAGCGCGCCGACGGCTCGCTCGACAATCGGTTCCTCGTCGCTCACAACGGGGCGCCGGGCCAGACGGTGTCGATCGTGCGCGGTCACGAGCGGGTGATCCGCGCGCGCCTGTCGGATGCGGCATTCTTCTACCGTGAGGATCTGGCGGTGCCGCTTGAGCAGTGGCTGACGCGCCTCGACACGGTGGTGTTCCAGGAGAAGCTGGGCACCTCTGCCGACAAGGTGGCGCGCGTCGAGCGGCTGACGGCACGACTCGCCGTGATGGTGGATGCTCCTGCCGATGAGGCTGCGTTCGCCGTGCGCGCCGCGCACCTCGCCAAGGCCGATCTGGTGACGAACTGCGTCGTCGAGTTCACCGACCTGCAAGGGACCATGGGCCGCTACTACGCGCTGGCGGCGGGCGAAGAGGCGCAGGTTGCTGTGGCCATCGAAGAGCACTACCGCCCTCGTTTCGCGGGCGATGCGCCGCCCACGACGATCGCCGGCCGGCTCGTCTCCATCGCAGACAAGGCCGACACGATCTGTGGGATCTTCGCCGCGGGGATGCCTCCGAAGGGCACCTCGGATCCTTTTGCGCTCAGGCGAGCCGCCATCGGAATCCTGCAGATGATGATCTCGGGCACGCCGATCACGCTCCAGGTCCTCATCACCGAGGCGCTTGAGCCACTGAGCTCCTCCGTCGTGTTCGACACCGACGCAGTGGGCAGCGCCGTGAGGGAGTTTCTCGTCGGGCGATTCGAGACGATTCTGCGCGATCGGGGTCATGCCTACGACACGGTGAGCGCGGTGCTTGCGGTGGCTGCCGACGATCCGGCGGACGCACTGGCTCGTTGCGAGGCGCTCACGTCGTTTCGCGCGTCGAGCGATGCCATGGAGAACCTGTCAGTCGCGTTCACTCGTGCGAGGAATCTAGCCAAGCCAGAACTCGGCGTTGCCTACGAGCGAGAGATCATGGGTGCTGAGGAGATCGCGCTCGCCGACGCGCTCGACAGTGCCGGGGCCGAAGCGGACCAGCTCGTTGAACAGCGCGCGTACTCGGCGTTGCTCGACTCCTACGCCGGTCTTCGTACACCGATCGATGCGTTCTTCGAGGCTGTTCTGGTCATGGACGAGGACGTCCAGAAGCGGGAGAACCGCTTGAGGCTTCTCAACCGCTTCGTCGCCCTCTTCGAGACGTTCGCCGATTTCGGGCGTCTGGCCGGCTGA
- the deoC gene encoding deoxyribose-phosphate aldolase produces the protein MSSVDVVTLAHAIDQTLLKPTVGMQAAAEWMEGSRTRGFATLCVSPFLVPLAAQRLAGGVTAVCSVAGFPLGYALTETKVEESIHLVELGCAEVDMVMNIAAFLEGEHEYVRDDIEAVVRAVDEASEGSGLVKVILETGHLDEDQVARASALCASAGAAFVKTSTGFGPRGASARDVEIMRAEVGPELGVKAAGGIRDLDTAFEMLDAGANRLGTSNGIEILTQAAARGL, from the coding sequence GTGAGTTCGGTGGACGTAGTCACGCTGGCACACGCTATCGATCAGACACTCCTGAAGCCGACCGTGGGCATGCAAGCGGCGGCCGAGTGGATGGAGGGCTCGCGCACCCGGGGTTTCGCCACCCTGTGTGTCTCGCCGTTCCTCGTCCCTCTTGCCGCTCAGCGTCTAGCCGGTGGCGTCACCGCTGTGTGCTCGGTTGCGGGGTTCCCGCTGGGCTATGCGCTGACCGAGACGAAGGTCGAGGAGTCCATTCACCTGGTCGAGCTGGGGTGCGCGGAGGTTGACATGGTGATGAACATCGCCGCGTTCCTCGAGGGCGAGCACGAGTACGTGCGCGATGACATCGAGGCCGTCGTCAGAGCCGTTGATGAGGCCAGCGAGGGGTCCGGTCTGGTGAAGGTGATCCTTGAGACGGGACACCTCGATGAGGACCAGGTCGCGCGTGCCAGCGCCCTGTGTGCCTCTGCCGGGGCGGCTTTCGTGAAGACCTCGACGGGGTTCGGTCCGCGGGGGGCATCGGCCCGCGACGTCGAGATCATGCGCGCCGAGGTCGGGCCGGAGCTTGGCGTGAAGGCCGCCGGCGGCATCCGCGATCTGGATACCGCATTCGAGATGCTCGATGCGGGCGCCAACCGACTAGGTACGTCGAATGGTATCGAGATCCTTACTCAGGCCGCCGCGCGCGGGCTCTGA
- the recO gene encoding DNA repair protein RecO: MPAYPLTALVLRKTKLGETDVILTLMASDGTQVRAVAKGLRKPGSRFGARLEPYSVVDLLLHTGRSLETISEARTVVAHAGLREDIERSAAAAVVADVLDKIAVERQTEPRLFGLASATLDAMESCEPEAVHALVVAFLLKAMAMHGYRPELESCAACACAATDGGTFSVAHGGALCPACGELDPSALRAPDEARAWMAHLLASTMADIAADPPPPAAVSDCFVLVRAFISYHLPARLRALDYYAGMLG; encoded by the coding sequence ATGCCAGCCTATCCCCTGACCGCTCTGGTGCTGCGCAAGACCAAGCTCGGCGAGACTGACGTGATTCTCACGCTCATGGCGAGCGACGGCACTCAGGTCCGCGCGGTCGCCAAGGGGCTGCGCAAGCCGGGGTCACGATTCGGCGCCCGCCTCGAGCCCTATAGCGTGGTCGATCTGCTGCTGCATACCGGCCGGTCTCTTGAGACCATCTCCGAGGCCCGCACCGTGGTTGCACACGCCGGGCTGCGCGAGGACATCGAGCGCTCCGCCGCCGCAGCGGTCGTCGCAGACGTGCTCGACAAGATCGCGGTCGAGCGGCAGACGGAGCCCCGACTCTTCGGCCTGGCGTCGGCCACGCTGGACGCGATGGAATCGTGCGAGCCCGAGGCCGTTCACGCGCTCGTCGTCGCGTTCCTGCTCAAGGCGATGGCGATGCACGGCTACCGCCCTGAGCTCGAGTCGTGCGCAGCGTGTGCCTGTGCCGCGACTGACGGGGGCACGTTCTCGGTAGCGCACGGTGGCGCGCTGTGCCCCGCTTGCGGTGAGCTCGACCCGAGCGCACTGCGCGCGCCCGATGAGGCTCGCGCCTGGATGGCGCACCTTCTGGCTTCGACGATGGCTGACATCGCCGCCGATCCTCCTCCACCCGCAGCGGTGTCTGACTGCTTCGTCCTCGTACGCGCCTTCATCAGCTACCACCTGCCGGCCCGATTGAGGGCTTTGGACTACTACGCGGGCATGCTGGGGTAG
- the glyQ gene encoding glycine--tRNA ligase subunit alpha, with product MGTLTFQDIILGLSRYWADQGCVVLQPYDTEVGAGTFHPATTLRSLGPDSWYTAYVQPSRRPTDGRYGENPNRLQHYYQYQVILKPSPDNVLDLYFDSLRAIGIEPAEHDIRLVEDDWESPTLGAWGLGWEVWLNGMECTQFTYFQQVGGFECRPVPAEITYGIERLAMYIQGVDSVYDLVWSKAPDGTVFTYGDVFLRNEQQYSAYNFEVADVDMLLSLFTTYEGECKRTLDAGYVLPAYDYVLKCSHAFNLLDARGAISVTERQGYILRVRALAKACCAAYIDLIAPPQDDDARDAEASKGGDAS from the coding sequence ATGGGTACGCTGACCTTCCAGGACATCATTCTGGGTCTGTCACGCTACTGGGCCGACCAGGGATGCGTTGTTCTGCAGCCCTACGATACCGAGGTGGGTGCCGGTACGTTTCACCCGGCCACGACGCTGCGATCGTTAGGTCCCGACTCGTGGTACACGGCCTATGTGCAGCCTTCGCGGCGCCCCACCGACGGACGGTACGGCGAGAACCCCAACCGCCTGCAGCACTACTACCAGTACCAGGTCATCCTCAAGCCGAGCCCGGACAACGTGCTCGACCTGTACTTCGACTCCCTGCGCGCCATCGGTATCGAGCCTGCGGAGCACGATATCCGCCTTGTGGAAGACGATTGGGAGTCTCCGACACTGGGCGCCTGGGGTCTGGGGTGGGAGGTCTGGCTCAACGGCATGGAGTGCACGCAGTTCACCTATTTCCAGCAGGTGGGCGGGTTCGAGTGCCGCCCCGTTCCCGCTGAGATCACCTACGGAATCGAGCGCCTCGCCATGTACATCCAGGGAGTGGACAGCGTCTACGACCTTGTGTGGTCCAAGGCTCCTGACGGGACGGTTTTCACCTACGGGGACGTGTTCTTGCGAAACGAACAGCAGTACTCCGCATACAACTTCGAGGTGGCCGATGTGGACATGCTGCTCTCGCTGTTCACCACGTACGAAGGCGAGTGCAAGCGCACTCTGGATGCCGGCTACGTCCTTCCCGCGTACGACTACGTGCTCAAGTGCAGCCACGCCTTCAACCTGCTCGACGCGCGCGGCGCTATCAGTGTCACCGAGCGTCAGGGCTACATACTGCGCGTACGCGCACTGGCCAAAGCGTGCTGCGCGGCCTACATCGATCTCATCGCGCCCCCGCAGGACGACGATGCCCGCGATGCGGAAGCATCGAAGGGTGGTGATGCATCGTGA
- the ppdK gene encoding pyruvate, phosphate dikinase, whose protein sequence is MSETKRVFAFGGGTTEGNKSMKFILGGKGANLAEMANMGLPVPPGFTITCQACMEYYHATPPAFPAGLSEEIAAHVAALEAKMGKRLGDDNDPLLVSVRSGSPFSMPGMMDTVLNLGLNDTSIQGLIAQTGNERFAWDSYRRFIQMFSKVVLDVEGDLFENAITRMKLDCGAASDTDLSSEHLRELVDTFKAIVSKHVSADAFPSLAVGGTVAFPQDVASQLHLSIEAVFRSWMNDRAVYYRQMEKIADDLGTAVNVQTMVFGNKGETSATGVGFTRNPADGTNEYYGDFLTNAQGEDVVAGIRITRPISELKTVAGLEAAGVELDGVFAKLESEYRDMCDIEFTIEQGTLWMLQTRVGKRTARAALKVAIDMVKEGMITREEAVTRIDPSQLDQLLHPQFDTKATYDVVAKGLNASPGAAVGEVVFSSPDAVAAKAEGRKAILVRWETNPDDLAGMDAAQGILTSHGGKTSHAAVVARGMGKPCVCGVEKLKIDAEAKVARFAGSDVELHEGDLISIDGTTGIVVLGAVSLVEPEVTGDFDEILAWADEFRTMGVRANADTPDDAALGRKFGAAGIGLCRTEHMFLGDRKDILQRFILAEEGDGVRDQALKELLDAQVGDFLGIFEAMDGLPVTVRLLDPPLHEFLDSPRELEVEIVRAELSGAPAAELVAKRKLLAQIDSMVEMNPMLGLRGCRLGIMHPELYAMQVRAITIATCELKKAGKDPRPEIMIPLVSVKAELEMLRAESVQVIADVSAEQGVAVDIPIGTMIELPRAAVTADEIGEVADFFSFGTNDLTQTTFGFSRDDIESKFLPRYLERKVLLRNPFETIDDGVATMVKIGCEKGRSVNPTIKLGVCGEHGGDPESVHIFFEIGLDYVSCSPYRVPLARLAAAQAALQAGGAGNA, encoded by the coding sequence TTGTCCGAGACCAAGCGCGTGTTCGCATTCGGTGGGGGGACCACTGAGGGCAACAAGTCCATGAAGTTCATACTCGGCGGCAAGGGTGCGAACCTGGCCGAGATGGCCAACATGGGTCTGCCCGTTCCGCCCGGCTTCACCATCACCTGTCAGGCATGCATGGAGTACTACCACGCCACGCCCCCGGCGTTTCCCGCCGGGTTGTCTGAGGAGATCGCCGCCCACGTGGCTGCCCTTGAGGCCAAGATGGGCAAGCGCCTTGGGGACGACAACGACCCTCTGCTCGTGTCGGTGCGCTCGGGCTCACCGTTCTCGATGCCGGGCATGATGGACACGGTTCTCAACCTGGGGCTCAACGACACCTCAATTCAGGGGCTGATCGCGCAGACGGGCAACGAGCGTTTCGCGTGGGACAGCTACCGGCGTTTCATCCAGATGTTCTCCAAGGTGGTGCTCGACGTCGAGGGAGACCTCTTCGAGAACGCCATCACTCGGATGAAACTGGACTGCGGCGCCGCGAGCGATACCGACCTGTCTTCCGAGCACCTTCGCGAACTGGTGGATACCTTCAAGGCCATCGTCTCGAAGCATGTTTCGGCTGACGCGTTCCCGTCGCTTGCCGTCGGCGGCACGGTCGCCTTCCCGCAAGACGTGGCTTCGCAGCTTCACCTTTCGATCGAGGCGGTCTTCAGAAGCTGGATGAACGATCGGGCGGTCTACTACCGCCAGATGGAGAAGATCGCCGATGACCTCGGCACCGCCGTCAACGTCCAGACGATGGTCTTCGGCAACAAGGGCGAGACCTCCGCAACCGGCGTCGGCTTCACGCGCAACCCGGCCGACGGCACCAACGAGTACTACGGTGACTTCCTCACCAACGCGCAGGGCGAAGATGTCGTTGCCGGCATCCGCATCACGCGTCCAATCAGCGAGCTCAAGACGGTAGCGGGACTCGAGGCGGCCGGCGTTGAGCTCGACGGGGTGTTCGCTAAGCTCGAGTCTGAGTACCGCGACATGTGCGACATCGAGTTCACCATCGAGCAGGGCACGCTGTGGATGCTCCAGACCCGCGTGGGCAAGCGGACCGCGCGCGCTGCGCTCAAGGTGGCTATCGACATGGTCAAGGAAGGCATGATCACGCGCGAGGAAGCCGTCACGCGCATCGATCCGAGCCAGCTCGATCAGCTCCTTCACCCTCAGTTCGACACGAAGGCCACCTACGACGTGGTTGCCAAGGGGCTCAATGCGAGTCCGGGTGCCGCGGTGGGCGAGGTCGTGTTCTCGAGCCCCGATGCGGTGGCCGCTAAAGCCGAGGGTCGAAAGGCGATTCTCGTACGGTGGGAGACCAACCCCGACGATCTGGCGGGCATGGACGCGGCGCAGGGCATCTTGACGAGCCACGGCGGCAAGACGAGCCATGCGGCGGTCGTCGCTCGCGGCATGGGCAAGCCCTGTGTGTGCGGCGTCGAGAAGCTCAAGATCGATGCCGAGGCCAAGGTGGCCCGCTTCGCCGGCTCCGACGTCGAGTTGCACGAGGGTGACCTGATCTCAATCGACGGCACGACCGGAATCGTCGTTCTGGGTGCGGTCTCTCTGGTCGAGCCGGAGGTCACGGGCGACTTCGACGAGATCCTGGCGTGGGCCGATGAGTTCCGTACGATGGGCGTTCGCGCCAATGCCGATACGCCTGACGACGCGGCCCTCGGCCGCAAGTTCGGTGCGGCAGGTATCGGACTGTGCCGAACCGAGCACATGTTCCTGGGCGACCGCAAGGACATCCTCCAGCGCTTCATCCTCGCCGAAGAGGGCGACGGCGTACGCGATCAAGCCCTCAAGGAGCTCTTGGATGCGCAGGTCGGCGACTTCCTCGGGATCTTCGAGGCTATGGACGGCCTGCCTGTCACCGTTCGTCTGCTCGACCCGCCGCTGCACGAGTTCCTCGACTCTCCGCGCGAGCTGGAGGTCGAGATCGTGCGCGCCGAACTGTCGGGCGCGCCGGCAGCTGAGCTGGTGGCTAAGCGCAAGCTCCTCGCGCAGATCGACTCGATGGTCGAGATGAACCCCATGCTGGGCTTGCGCGGATGCCGTTTGGGCATCATGCATCCCGAGCTGTACGCGATGCAGGTTCGGGCTATCACGATCGCCACGTGCGAGCTCAAGAAGGCCGGCAAGGACCCGCGCCCCGAGATCATGATCCCGCTTGTCAGCGTCAAGGCGGAGCTCGAGATGCTGCGGGCCGAGAGCGTACAGGTCATCGCCGATGTCTCCGCCGAGCAGGGCGTCGCTGTGGACATCCCGATCGGGACCATGATCGAGCTGCCGCGGGCGGCTGTGACCGCTGATGAGATCGGTGAAGTGGCCGACTTCTTCAGCTTCGGCACCAACGACCTCACTCAGACCACGTTCGGCTTCTCGCGCGACGACATCGAGAGCAAGTTCCTGCCGCGATACCTGGAGCGCAAGGTGCTTCTCCGCAACCCGTTCGAGACGATCGACGACGGCGTGGCCACGATGGTCAAGATCGGATGCGAGAAGGGCCGCAGCGTCAATCCCACGATCAAACTGGGAGTGTGTGGCGAACACGGTGGAGACCCGGAATCCGTGCACATCTTCTTCGAGATCGGGCTCGACTATGTGAGCTGCTCACCCTACCGGGTGCCGCTGGCCAGGTTGGCGGCCGCCCAAGCCGCTCTGCAGGCCGGGGGAGCGGGTAACGCGTAG